A genomic region of Octopus sinensis linkage group LG2, ASM634580v1, whole genome shotgun sequence contains the following coding sequences:
- the LOC115232557 gene encoding putative inhibitor of apoptosis isoform X4, producing MENLMTPSGDLCYEIERLLTFSENIHPTLTATELAANGFYYDSTEGKILCFICGSVLEFSDSTFKHKYSCEHKVDNCPVYLHNDTDIENAAAFNVQNTEQENEIVVTTSTENIIPNENEMLDMQKRLDSFENWNKSVPVTPTGLAKNGFYYLGYGDAVKCAYCSIQLRNWKENDDVHKEHRNFSPKCPNLESSMKMDFKYELNRLKSFAKAFSTPLPLKAKDLAANGFYYKEPTDNACCVFCKCEINDWKANDDIKEKHRSISPNCPFLCEKLVGNVPIPNQSNKFYSPVHPHFTSLSERLKTFSSWPKNKNQKPESLADAGFFHNGKADTVICFSCDGGLCNWEDDDNPWEEHIRWFPRCTFVQKESSYTRKEKVMDATLQVQTESFESDTMGGFRNMEDNTTISDGLASAFQKPKLSYMETPTVLAVLSMGYKRNTVKRIVKNKIKETGSCFSQASDLLVAIENSPHFNDDDDDDDKEELVHAAIKNYSETSATASADLIAENNMLKEQKLCKICLDEDLSVVFLPCGHLVSCVSCAAALSNCPLCRKIVHGMVKIFF from the exons atggaaaatctGATGACACCTTCAGGGGACCTATGTTATGAAATAGAAAGATTGTTGACATTCTCTGAAAATATTCATCCAACGCTAACAGCTACAGAGCTTGCTGCAAATGGTTTTTATTATGATAGCACAGAAGGAAAAATACTGTGCTTTATCTGTGGATCTGTACTGGAATTTTCAGATTCCacttttaaacataaatattcatGTGAACATAAAGTTGACAATTGTCCAGTTTATTTACATAATGATACAGATATTGAAAATGCTGCAGCTTTTAATGTCCAAAACACTGAACAAGAAAATGAGATTGTAGTGACAACTAGTACTGAAAATATTAttccaaatgaaaatgaaatgcttGATATGCAAAAGAGACTGGATTCCTTTGAAAATTGGAACAAAAGCGTGCCAGTAACACCCACAGGTCTTGCCAAGAATGGATTTTATTACCTAGGTTATGGTGATGCTGTTAAATGTGCATACTGCTCTATCCAACTGCGCAACtggaaagaaaatgatgatgtcCATAAAGAACATAGAAATTTCAGTCCAAAATGTCCAAATTTAGAATCTTCTATGAAAATGGATTTCAAATATGAACTGAATCGGCTAAAAAGTTTTGCCAAAGCTTTCTCAACACCTCTCCCATTAAAAGCTAAAGATTTGGCAGCTAATGGATTCTACTACAAAGAGCCTACTGATAATGCCTGTTGTGTTTTTTGCAAATGTGAAATCAACGATTGGAAAGCTAATGATGATATTAAAGAAAAACATAGGTCAATTTCTCCGAACTGCCCTTTCTTGTGTGAGAAATTGGTAGGTAACGTACCAATACCAAATCAGAGTAATAAATTTTACTCTCCAGTACATCCACATTTTACCTCATTAAGTGAACGCcttaaaacattttcttcatggccaaagaataaaaaccaaaaacCTGAATCTTTAGCAGATGCTGGATTCTTTCATAATg GAAAAGCTGATACAGTAATTTGTTTTAGCTGTGATGGTGGCTTATGTAATTGGGAGGATGATGACAATCCATGGGAAGAACATATTCGGTGGTTTCCAAGATGTACTTTTGTACAGAAAGAATCAAGTTAcaccagaaaagaaaaa GTGATGGATGCTACTTTACAAGTTCAAACAGAGTCTTTTGAATCTGACACAATGGGTGGATTTAGGAATATGGAAGATAACACAACTATATCAGATGGCCTAGCTTCAG CTTTCCAGAAACCTAAACTATCATATATGGAAACACCTACAGTTCTGGCTGTTCTGTCTATGGGCTATAAACGAAATACAGTCAAAAGaattgtgaaaaacaaaatcaaagaaacaG gaTCTTGTTTTTCACAAGCATCAGATTTACTTGTTGCAATCGAGAACAGTCCTcatttcaatgatgatgatgatgatgatgataaagaggagCTCGTCCATGCAGCAATAAAAAATTACTCTGAAACGTCAGCTA CAGCAAGTGCGGATTTAATTGCAGAGAATAATATGCTAAAAGAACAAAAGCTTTGTAAAATCTGTTTGGATGAAGACTTGAGTGTGGTATTTTTACCATGTGGCCATTTGGTCAGTTGTGTATCATGTGCAGCTGCTCTCAGCAACTGCCCTTTATGTCGGAAAATAGTTCATGGAatggtgaaaatatttttctga